A portion of the Lolium rigidum isolate FL_2022 chromosome 1, APGP_CSIRO_Lrig_0.1, whole genome shotgun sequence genome contains these proteins:
- the LOC124684257 gene encoding RING-H2 finger protein ATL43-like, which translates to MEPSSRRLLLSDYDGAILSPLPSPSPSSATPFRPGVAVVVGILTSVFSITFLLLLYAKHCKRSAAESSGPYGGGGGRSSGGGASAGERRNSGVERAVVESLPVFRFGALRGQKAGLECAVCLGRFEPAEALRLLPKCRHGFHVECVDTWLDAHGTCPLCRARVDPEDVLLLPEPPKPSTTGPPDPAPDQKPAKDAAPAPAPSPVWKVFSGRHSTGSVRAPGRVGPTTRRSADLEAGAAPTVGCFEVVAAGKVRKDRVLMAAEPAAAAAEPDPEAFERRFGHRILVSTASGCDGEAARWSEVRPSDLMFVRAEMLVTDSSSGRYSCSAAVTSGRAEIAGRSLSEIAGVSRLPPIRAGGARRWPGSSWWARGSPGLNGPST; encoded by the coding sequence ATGGAGCCGTCGTCGCGGCGGCTTCTGCTCTCGGACTACGACGGCGCGATCCTCTCGCCGCTGCCTTCCCCCTCCCCGTCCTCAGCCACGCCGTTCCGCCCCggcgtggcggtggtggtgggcaTCCTCACcagcgtcttctccatcaccttcctcctCCTGCTCTACGCCAAGCACTGCAAGCGCAGCGCCGCCGAGTCCTCCGGCccctacggcggcggcggcggacgatcCTCGGGAGGCGGCGCCTCTGCCGGCGAGCGGAGGAACTCCGGCGTGGAGCGCGCCGTGGTGGAGTCGCTCCCGGTGTTCCGCTTCGGGGCGCTGCGCGGGCAGAAGGCCGGGCTCGAGTGCGCCGTCTGCCTCGGGCGGTTCGAGCCCGCCGAGGCGCTCCGGCTGCTCCCCAAGTGCCGCCACGGGTTCCACGTCGAGTGCGTCGATACGTGGCTCGACGCGCACGGCACCTGCCCGCTCTGCCGCGCCCGCGTCGACCCCGAGGACGTGCTGCTGCTCCCCGAGCCGCCCAAGCCCTCCACCACGGGCCCTCCCGACCCCGCCCCGGACCAGAAGCCTGCGAAGGATGCGGCGCCGGCGCCCGCCCCGTCTCCGGTCTGGAAGGTCTTCTCCGGCCGGCACTCGACTGGCTCGGTCCGCGCGCCGGGGCGGGTGGGCCCGACGACCCGCCGCTCCGCCGATCTGGAAGCAGGCGCCGCACCCACGGTGGGCTGTTTCGAGGTCGTGGCGGCGGGGAAGGTGCGGAAGGACCGGGTGCTCATGGCGGCGgaacccgcggcggcggcggcggagcccgaCCCGGAGGCCTTCGAGCGGCGGTTCGGGCACCGCATCCTGGTGAGCACCGCCAGCGGCTGCGACGGCGAGGCGGCGCGGTGGAGCGAGGTGCGGCCGTCCGACCTCATGTTCGTGCGCGCCGAGATGCTCGTCACGGACTCCTCCTCCGGCCGCTACTCCTGCTCGGCGGCCGTCACCTCCGGAAGGGCCGAGATCGCCGGCCGCAGCCTGTCGGAGATCGCGGGCGTGAGCCGCCTCCCGCCGATCCGCGCCGGCGGGGCGCGTCGGTGGCCGGGGTCGAGCTGGTGGGCCCGCGGCTCGCCCGGCCTTAACGGCCCTAGCACCTAG